In Equus caballus isolate H_3958 breed thoroughbred chromosome 7, TB-T2T, whole genome shotgun sequence, one DNA window encodes the following:
- the OR10G9J gene encoding olfactory receptor family 10 subfamily G member 9J, with protein sequence MTNMSLVTRFILMGLPHAPALDIPLFGIFLAIYMFTVMGNFLILLVITLDSHLHTPMYYFLTNLSFIDMWFSTVTVPKMLMTLVSPGGKAISFPSCVAQLYSFHFLGSTECFLYTVMSYDRYLAISYPLRYSSMMNGRMCAFLTISTWLSGSLHSAVQTTLTFHLLYCGPNQIQHYFCDAPPILKLACADTSANEMVIFVNIGVVASGCFLLIALSYVSIVCSILKIRTSEGRHRAFQTCASHCIVVLCFFVPCVFIYLRPSSKNAVDGVVAVFYTVLTPLLNPVVYTLRNKEVKKALLKLKDKVAYSQSK encoded by the coding sequence ATGACAAACATGAGCCTCGTGACAAGGTTCATCCTCATGGGCCTTCCCCATGCACCAGCGCTGGATATCCCTCTCTTTGGGATCTTCTTGGCCATTTATATGTTCACTGTGATGGGGAACTTTCTCATCCTGCTGGTGATCACACTGGattcccacctccacacccccatgtactacTTCCTGACCAACCTATCtttcattgacatgtggttctccACGGTTACTGTGCCCAAAATGCTGATGACCTTGGTGTCCCCAGGAGGCAAGGCTATCTCTTTCCCCAGTTGTGTGGCCCAGCTCTACTCTTTCCACTTCCTGGGGAGCACCGAGTGTTTCCTCTACACAGtcatgtcctatgaccgctacCTGGCCATCAGTTACCCACTCAGGTACAGCAGCATGATGAATGGGAGAATGTGTGCCTTCCTGACCATAAGCACATGGCTCAGCGGCTCTCTGCATTCTGCTGTCCAGACTACATTGACATTCCATTTGCTCTACTGTGGGCCCAACCAAATCCAGCACTACTTTTGTGATGCACCACCCATCCTGAAACTGGCCTGTGCAGACACTTCTGCCAATGAGATGGTGATCTTTGTCAATATCGGGGTAGTGGCTTCAGGCTGCTTTCTCCTGATAGCGCTTTCCTATGTTTCCATTGTCTGTTCCATCCTGAAGATCCGCACCTCAGAGGGGAGACACAGAGCCTTTCAGACCTGCGCTTCCCACTGCATTGTggtcctttgtttctttgttccctGCGTTTTCATTTACCTGAGGCCAAGCTCCAAGAATGCTGTGGATGGGGTTGTGGCAGTTTTCTACACTGTGCTGACACCCCTTCTAAACCCTGTGGTGTACACCCTGAGGAACAAGGAAGTGAAGAAAGCTCTGTTGAAGCTGAAAGACAAAGTAGCATATTCTCAAAGTAAATAA